The genomic DNA TCATAGGATCAACAGTAAGCTATGACATTGCTCCACATGAGAACATAATTCGATCAGTATTGGCTATACTGAGTGAGGATAAAGATGGACTGCCAGTATTCAGGTACTTGAACAGCTGGGTGAAATTTATATCTTATTTTCTTGTGAAGTTCTGGTGTATGgttaacatatataatttacagAATTTTCTCATAAGAATCATGCAATTTCAAAGCCTTTTTGAGTTTCACTTCTTGCTTTTTATATTCGTGGAGGTTTATTTCCATAAGTGGCCTCAATGATTTCTTGCTGTAGGTAATATTGATACAGTGGAATTTTATGCTACATCAattgataaatatttatacaACATATTGACAATGTTGTTTGAGTATTTGAGTTTTAATGTTATGTTGCAACTCTAAGTGACCAAATTGATTCTTTTGAtgttaattttcatttttcttttttaagtgTTTTCATGTTCCTCCTGATATACTGTTTGCAGCTTAGACTACTAAAATTTGGAAGGAAATACTCACTACAGACTAGAATGCACTGAAGGCTTGAATTGAATTGGCTGTAGATTGAAGCATTATATCTAGCGTTAATGGTGGATACAGTGAGGCTATCTATTGGCTTTTGCACTGCAGAAATAAAGTCTATGACACCTGCATTGGCAATTGCCTCGAAGCATTCCACACAAATTGTCCTGATGAAGTGGTCATGCAAACAGCTGTCGATTTAGTTAGCGTCTTTCCTCTATCAGTATGCAAAACCAGAAGCCAAGAGCTCAAGGTTGGGTTGTCCTTCCCTTGTTATTCGACAAGCTTGGCTCATTCTCATTTGATTCACCTTTCCCTTAACTGTAAAATGTAACATTTAATATACCAGCAATACTAATGCAGTTGTATTTTCCTAGGCTGCATTATGCAATGCATACAAACGGGTTGCTAGAATTTGCCCACCTGATATATGGAAGCCAGAGATCCTTATAAAGATGATGCATCATCCGGAACCTTGCTTTCAACTGACAAGTTGCTTACAAGTAGCAGTCTCCATTCTCGGTATTGATTGTGTTGGAGTTATGGAAGTCAATGGAAATGTTTCAGAGTTGTCTGTGCTATCTGGTAAATCGTTCAACTCGTCAAGGGTTGGAGAAAAAAGGTCTAATGTGAATGGTCAGACCAACAATATCAAACGCCAAAAGACAAGTCAGCAAGGGGAAGCTTCTGCTAGTTACGTTCTACCACAGCAGAGTGCTTCTCATTTGACTATCTgtgaaagagaagaaaaacatGCTGGTTATTTTcatgaattaattatttcatttgttGGAAAGTTGAAGCCTTCGGCTGTTCACATTGGTTTTCCAAAACCAGAGATTGCATTGACCGCTCTTTGCATGGTTTGCATTGCCTTCTCAAGATATCCAAAGAccattttgtctttttccatcTTCCAGCAGATGCTATCATGGCTTCCCTGGATCTCTGACCAGGTAGGGCTGCATTTGTGGAAATCATTCTAAACAATGTTTATCTTTTAGTTGATTATTGAATTACTGAATTCATCTTGCAGGcaaaaataggaaattcaATAAGTTTGTCCATCTATCTGGAAGCAATTCACAGTGTACTGCTTTTACAAAGTAAGGAAATCCCACTTACCATCATTGCTGGGACATGGTGCAGTGAGTGGTACTAAATTTGTTGTTTCACTTTGAAGACTTAAGTAAATAAGAGATGGAAAAAattccttttctattttaataaaGAATGACTTTTTGTAGTCTTTGTTTAAAGATGATCTTTCCATTTGTATGGTATTGTTGAAGTGCAAATACAACATAGGAAGTTTAGCCTGATAACGAGTCTAAGAGGAAATTCTTAATGACAAAGACAAAGCCAAGTGCATTCCTGGAAACCTAGAAACAAGAACTGAAGTAGGTGGAAAAATACCAGGTAGTTGGGAAATGGCTAGTCAAAATTGATGAAGCAACACGAAGAAATTTAGTGCAATAGAGGATGGTTTACTGGAGGAAATCTGTAACTTCAGAAACTTCGGTCTGTTGATAGGTTGATACGTGGCtttctttaataatttatttcattgtttgAAATTCTTGTAGGAGCAAGCAAAGCAATGATCTAGTGCGTTTCAATTGCTAATTATGATTTAGTgtatacaataaaaattcatcaacagatcttctcttttatctttttcatttttctggCTAATTTCAACTTCAATCTAGTTTTGTCTGGTTTCAGCCTGAAGTTCCCAAACAGAAATTTTAGTTTCATTTTTGAAATACTGTATGTTAAGCAAATTGCTACATGCCATTTGCTGCCAACAAGCAGTCAAAACAATCCAGTGGTTAATTTGTTGTCTTCTTATGCAATATAGATGAGAAACATGTTATTCACTGTATGCTGGAACATTTATTGTTGATCCCTTATTCATTTGtttcatgaaaaaaataactGCATGCGATGATTTTCTGAATTTGGAGCATAATTGTTGTATTTCTCTGGCTTGATGATTAATTAGTGGGTGTCTTTCGATGTGTTTGCTTGTTGCTTCATTTGCTGTCTGGTAAAAGTTTGCTACTCTATGTATTAATTCATTTCAATTTATCTTTCTGTTTAGGTCCTCTCTTTTTGAAGCAGAAGCTTTTCTGTGGTGATAAGGGTGATGCCAATTATCTAATTGGAGTGCTCAAGATTCCATGGACTCATTCTCTTGAGGAACATCAGTCCCCTTGCAAAAGTAAAATTAGTTCTGTTCAAGTTCTGTCCAAGCTGGGTCCTAGCTTTAGTGATGGAATAAATGCAGAAGTTTTGGATATGTCTCTTCGTGATAAGGCAGAAGATGTTGTGGCTGAAGCTATTATTTCCATGCCTGTGAATGTATTGTGGTCTGGTCTTGGTATACTGAAGCATATCTTTAGAAGGCTGGAGTAAGTTGACGCTGGGACTTATTTTGTCTATTTACATACATAGTTTCTGCATTTAGAGTCACTTTATCTCCTCTATTGATTggtaaaatttttgaatttttaaaaagaaaaaagtacacTTATTAAAAAGAACTTATTCGTAATATTTAGATTTatgtataaattaataaataaaatataaatgtatatatatatttcttttcatgAACTCCTGAGGCATTGGTTGTATCAGCATTTTGCTACTGAATCTAATAATATTGCGATTGTCCTTCTTGTGAGATAATTTCTTTCACTCGCTCAGCCGTTAAAATTCCCTATCTTCTGAGACCATTTTGATGGGTTGTATCTGAAAATGTTAGTTGCTTGGTTTTGATAGGTGTGTTTATATCATCCAACGTAATTTCTTTCAGCTAGAGTAACCATTGTTATTACCCTGAACCAGTTGACTAGCTTTATGAGATGCCTTAGTAGGTAGAACAATTATTTAGGGTAATAAAAACTAGTTAGCAATTGTAAAGCTTGTAGTTGGAACCAGATCATTTTCAGTTTTACTTCGGTCATATGATGGTGAGATGCAATATAGAGTAAAGGATGATGTTTGGATATGTTGACCAGGTATAGAGTGCTTAATTCATATGTTAGAATGTGCTGCCCagaatctttttcttttatctcatTAAGGAATTTTTGCTgggattttccttttcatatGATTTGATTGTTCGTTTTTCTTTACTATTCTTTGTCAAATTGCAGGATCTTTGGGAATTTTGAGCATGAGCAAGTGAAGAAAATCATTCCCTTTTCTCTTGGTTTCTTGTCTTGTCTAAATGGGTCGTGCAATGACAAAGCCTATTCTGATAACAGTTCATGCAAGCTATATATCAATATGAAAGGCGAAAAATGCTGCTCGACTCTAAATCTGTTGTTGCAAGGCTTTAGGTGTTCTAAGTGTGACAGAGATGCTTGTAACAATGAGGAATGCTCTGCAAATGTCATAACTCCACCTGATATGCCAGATAATGTGACTTGTTCGGATGAGGGGTTCACGTATCTGCAATCTCTGTTTTTTAAGCTCCTCTACGATGAATCATCAGAAGAAGTTCAGGTTACATGTGTGCAAAATATCCGGCGAATTCTTGGACATGGGACTACTGAGATTCTGATCAAAGCAAGACATGAATGGGTTAAATGCATTGAAGACCTTCTCCTTTGTAGAAAGAAGGATGTGCGAGAAGCATTCTGCTCCCAGATCAGTGTCTTTGCTGAAGATCCCATTTTGACGTGCTTATTTTCTACCGAATATGGCCAGAGTAAAAGTAAAGAACAGATATTCTTAGACATAATCAAGCATGCTTTGGCAGCAGCAGAAGATCCCCAGATTTTTGAAACTCTTTTGCAGTCGACTGCGGAAATTATGATTTCTGTGGATATCAACAGTCAGCTCTTCTTGTTTTCTCTCATTCTTCTGGTTGATCAACTTGATAATCCACATGTGACAGTGAGAATGAATGCGTCTAGGCTGATACACAAATCTTGCTACGACCATGTAAAAGGAGGACTTGAAGAAATCCTTTTGAAAGTGGTTTATATTCGAAATGAACTATTTGAGTATCTGTCCATGAGACTTCCCAACCGGCCTGCAATGGTCAGGGAGTTTTCAGAAGCTGTTTTCGGGATTGAGACTGCGGAGCTTCTCAAGAAGATGGTCCCCATTGTTCTTCCGAAACTCGTGATGTCTCAGCAGGAAAATGAGAAAGCTCTAGAGACCTTGTATGAGTTGGCGAGGTGTTTAAACACTGATCTGGTGCCGCTGGTTGTTAATTGGCTCCCAAAAGTTCTTGCTTTTGCCCTACATCAAGCAAATGAACAAGAACTCCAATCCGCTCTGCAGTTCTACAGAGAGCACACCGGGTCAGACAGCCAGGAAATCTTTGCAGCTGCTTTACCTGCTCTTCTTGATGAGCTTATATGCTTTCTTGACAGCGGTGACTCAGAGGAGACAGAGAGAAGGTATAATTTGCCCAAACAACTAATCCAGAATGCTGAGATTTCATATGGAATACGGTGCAGCTCATCTCTCTTATTTTCATTGTTCTCACAGTCCTCAACCTCAAGTGCGTTATAAGTTTTCTAATGAGTCATGCCATTTTGCATTGTGTTGCACATTTTATGTGTTGTACGAAGAAGGAAGCCATTCCAAACCTTCCCATAATAAACActaggtttttcttttctttcttttgggggggggggggggggggggtggcgTTGCCTCGaattcttatattttatacTTTCACCCGAGGACTCTGAGATTGCACCAGTCGACTGACAAACTTGCTATCATTAAGTTATGTTTGCCTCTATTTCTTGCCTTAATTTATGTGAGATAGTTCAGTGTCATTTCCGATTTCTTgtcattaatgaaattttattgttaaatttgtattttgcaagttttattttaaattctgTTAGTCATTCTTATCAAGCTTGTCGCACAGATTGGCAAGGATCCCACAGATGGTTAAGGAAGTAGCAAGAGTACTTACGGGGGGTGAAGATCTTCCCAACTTTTTGAAGAATCATTTTGTTGGTCTTCTCAACAGTATAGACAGAAAGTTGCTGCATTCAGATGATCTCTTGCTGCAGAAACAAGCTTTGAAACGTATTGAGATGCTAATTGAGATGATGGGTTCTCACCTTACAACATACATGCCAAAGCTGATGGTCCTTATCATGTACGCCATTGATAAAGAATCTCTCCAATTTCAAGGTCTCTCCATCTTGCACTTTTTAATTAAGCAATTGAGGGAGGTATCGCCATCCAGcatcaaacatgttatttcTCAGGTTTTTGCATCTTTAATTCCTTTTGTTGAGCGAGACAAAAAAATCAGCCCTATGAATTTGAATAAAGTGGTAGAGATTTTGGAAGAACTTGTTCTGAAGAATAGGGCAATTCTAAAGCAGCACATCCGTGAATTTCCCCTTCTGCCAAGTATTCAAGCTCTAACAGAAGTAAACAATGCCATACAAGAAGCTCGTGGGGAGATGACACTGAAGGATCAACTACGAGACGTTGTTGTAGGTCTGAATCATGAGAATTTGAATGTGAGGTATATGGTGGCTTGTGAATTGAGCAAGTTGCTGAACACAAAAAGGGAGGATGTTACAGCTCTGATTATTGGTGAAGCCAGCGCTGACATGGAGATTTTAAGCTCTTTGATTACATCTTTACTGAGAGGATGTGCAGAAGAATCGCGGACTGCTGTTGGGCAGAGGCTTAAGCTGGTGTGTGCTGATTGCATTGGATCACTTGGAGCAGTTGACCCCGCTAAAGTCAAGGGCTTTTCGTGCCAACGCTTTAAAATTGAATGTTCTGATGATGACCTTATCTTTGAGTTAATCCACAAGCACCTTGCAAGGGCCTTTAGAGCTGCGCCTGATGCCATCGTTCAAGACTCAGCTGCCCTAGCTATCCAAGAATTGCTGAAGATCGCTGGTTGTGAGGCATCACTAGATGAGAATTCTTCTACTTCTACATCTCAGGCACAGTATGATAGGAACCCCTTGAAGGTGGTTGCATCATCGAGCAAAGACACTACCAGTAGCCGTGGGACCAATTGGAGGGGTCAGAAACTGTGGGACCGGTTCTCAAATTACATTAAAGAGATTATTGCCCCTTGCTTAACGTCTCGATTCCAGCTTCCTAATGTGGGTGATTCTGCTTCAGCTGGTCCTATATATCGCCCTTCTATGTCATTTAGGAGATGGATCTATTATTGGATTCGGAAGTTAACTACACATGCTTCTGGACCCCGCGCGGGCATTTTTAATGCTTGTAGAGGTATAGTGCGTCATGACATGCAAACAGCAACATACTTGCTACCATACTTAGTTCTTCATGCTGTCTGTCATGGTTCCGAGGAGGCGCGCCATGGAATAACTGAAGAAATTCTCTCTGTGCTCGATGCAGCAGCATCCGAGAACAGTGCAATTTCAATCATTGGAACTGTCTCTGGGCAGAGTGAAGTTTGCGTTCAGGCTGTGTTTAATCTTCTGGATAATCTGGGCCAGTGGGTTGATGATGTGGGCCAGGAGCTAGCTCTTTCCCAGTCTTTACAATCTTTGGCATCTAAACAACAGCAGTCCAGGATGAAAGATCAGAGTCCAAATGCTCTATCTGATCAGGAACAACTTCTCATACAGTGTAAAAATGTCTCAGAGCTATTGGCTGCAATACCAAAAGTGACCCTTGCAAAGTCGTCCTTCAGGTGTCAGGCTTACGCCAGGGCCTTGATGTATTTTGAGTCCTATGTGCGTGATAAGTCTGGCTCGTTCAATCCAGCTGCTGAGATCAGCGGTGTTTTCGAGGATGATGATGTTTCATATTTAATGGAAATATACAGCTACTTCGATGAGCCTGATGGACTCTCTGGCTTTGCATGTCTGAGGAAATCTCTAAGTTTACAAGACCAGCTTCTGATAAATAAGAAAGCAGGAAACTGGGCTGAAGTTTTGACTTCTTCTGAACAGGCTTTGCAGATGGAGCCTAATTCTGCTCAACGCCACTCTGATGTACTCAATTGTTTGCTGAACATGTGCCACCTTCAGGCCATGATGACCCATGTTGATGGTTTAATTTCTCGGATTCCCAAGTATAAGAAAACATGGTCAATGCAGGGAGTGCAGGCAGCATGGAGGCTCCGTCGTTGGGACCTGATGGAAGAGTACCTCAGTGGAGCCAATGAAGAGGGTTTACTCTGTAGCAGCTCTGAGAGTAATGCTTCCTTTGACATGGATGTTGCAAACATTCTACAggtgatgatgaagaaggATCAATTTTCAGTGGCCGAGAAAATCGCACTGTCAAAGCAAGCTCTGATTGCCCCTTTGGCTGCTGCTGGAATGGACTCATATATGCGAGCTTACCCGCATGTTGTGAAACTTCACTTCTTACGAGAACTGGAGGATTTTCATGCTCTTCTTCTTGGCAAATCTTTCTTGGAGAAATCATTTCACGCTGGTGATGTGCAATTCTCAAATATGATGGAGCACTGGGAGAATCGACTTCGGTTTACTCAACCTTCATTGTGGGCTAGGGAACCACTCTTATCATTGAGAAGGCTAATTTTTGATGCCAGTGCTCTTGGGGCACAGGTTGGGAATTGCTGGTTGCAATATGCAAAGCTCTGTCGATCAGCTGGTCATTATGAAACGGCGAATCGAGCAATTCTTGAAGCACAAGCATCAGGCGCTCCTAATGTACACATGGAAAAGGCAAGGCTTCTTTGGGGCATCAGGCGTTCTGATGGGGCAATTGCTGAGCTGCAGCATTCACTTCTAAATATGCCAGTGGAAGTTATAGGTTCTGCTGCAATATCCTCAATTAGCAGCCTCTCTCTGGTTCCTCTGAATTTGCCACCTTTACAGACTGATACTCAGAGTTTTAATGCGAATCGTGATATTGCAAAAACTCTCCTCCTTTATTCGAGGTGGATCCATTATACAGGGCAAAAGCAGAAAGAAGATGTGATCAGTCTTTACACTAGGGTGAGAGAGCTGCAGCCCAAGTGGGAAAAAGGGTATTTCTATGTGGCTAAGTACTTTGAAGAATTGCTTGCTGATGCTCGCAAACGCCAAGAAGAAACTTCTGAACGTGGCCCTAGGGTATTGGCATCTTCTTCTGTAACGGCTGTTTCTACAACCTTGGGCAATGACAAGAGCTGGTGGTATTACCTGCCAGACGTTTTATTGTTTTATGCAAAGGGGCTGCATAGAGGACATAGGAATCTATTTCAAGCGCTTCCTAGGTTGTTAACCTTATGGTTTGATTTCGGAAGCTTCTATCAGAAAAATGGTTCTTCATCCGACAGAGATTTGAAAAACATCCACGGGAAGGTAGCAAAGGAGCTTTTTAACTTTGGATATTAATTTCTTATTCGTGTATTATATTGTCTACAGTAGTTAATTTCTCCTCCATTTGGCAGGTCATGAATGTTATGAAGGGGTGCCTGAAGGATTTGCCTACATATCAGTGGTTGACAGTCTTACCTCAACTGGTATCTCGAATTTGCCATCACAATGGAGAAACTGTTCGACTTGTTAAACACATCATTACCTCTGTCCTTCGGCAATACCCACAACAAGCACTTTGGATAATGGCAGCAGTCTCAAAATCTACTGTGCCTTCAAGGCGTGAGGCAGCAGCAGAAATCATACAAGCTGCGAGAAAGGGTTTTACCCAAGGAAGCAAtggaaataatattttcaccCAGTTTGCTGCCCTAATTGACCACCTAATTAGGTTATGCTTCCATGCAGGCCAGTCAAAGGCAAAAACAATCAATATTGCTACTGAATTCAGTGCCTTGAAGAGGATGATGCCCGTGGATATCATTATGCCAATCCAGCAGTCTCTCACAGTTAGTCTACCATCATATGATCCAGATCTGAAAGGAAGTCACCATTCAGATATCTTTTCTACTACAGATCTTCCAACTATATCTGGGATATCAGACGAGGCTGAGATTCTTTCATCTCTTCAGAGACCTAAGAAGGTATTCTTAAACCCTTGTCGACAGTTCCATGAGATGCTTTTCTCCCTGATTTCTGGTTCTGCAGTTAGATGATTCAGTTTACAATATTGCATGGGATAACTAATTTGACAGACTTCTTCAGCATTTTGAAAGGGTATTAAGAGTGATACTGCTATGTTTAAGATTGATGACATTGGTCATTCAACCACACCTAAGATGATTGTGTTAGCTGAAAAATAGTCAAATAAGCAGAGTTTATACAAAAGAAAGTTATGTTTGTCGTTGCGACCAATGCTTTGCTGGAAGAAGTCAGAACCCTTTGTAGCCTATGTTTAATAACTATTTACCTTGTAGAACATCTTGGTACTTTTTTTCACGAGCATATCTCAAATTTCCTTGTTGAATATCTATCCCCTTTGTTCTTCAGATTGTTCTGCTGGGCAGTGATGGTATTGAACGACCGTTCCTTTGCAAACCAAAGGATGATTTGAGGAAAGATGCTCGCATGATGGAATTTACTGCAACTATAAACCGCTTATTATCCAAATATCCAGAAAGCCGACGGAGAAAGCTGTACATCCGCACATTTGCAGTGATTCCTTTAACTGAGGATTGTGGAATGGTACAGTGGGTCCCGCACACTCGAGGACTCCGACATATACTGCaggacatatatataaaatgtgGCAAGTTTGACAGGCATAGAACTAATCCTCAAATTAAACGGATTTATGACCAATCCCAAGGCAAAATGCCCGAAGATGAAATGCTTAAGGTGAAAATCCTTCCCATGTTCCCTCCTGTTTTCCACAAGTGGTTCCTGACCACTTTCTCGGAGCCTGCTGCTTGGTTTAGGGCTCGGACAGCATATGCCCACACAACTGCAGTCTGGTCCATGGTTGGGCATATTGTGGGTCTTGGCGATAGGCACGGTGAAAACATTCTGTTCGACTCCACAACTGGGGACTGTGTACATGTTGATTTCAGTTGCCTATTTGACAAGGGTTTGCAGCTGGAGAAACCTGAATTGGTGCCCTTTAGACTGACTCAGGTAGGAGCCTGCAATTTTGTGTACTAGATCCTCTATGACTCTCTTAACTCATGAATGGTGACCTGACTCTTTCAATTGTGAATTCAATTTAGCTAGAAAAACTGCAACTACATATGTGCGCGCGCATGCATGTGtgcatgtatgtatgtatgcttTGTTTTTAGTATACATGTTTTATGGTAAAGATTGTCTTTGCTGGAAATGTATTAATTTTTGAGAACCAACAAACTTATTCTTTCTTACACCAATTGCTGTTGATATAACCTAGTCGCATGGAGCAATTTTTATAGTGACTTGATCCCTTGCTGACCAAATATTTGTTCTTACACATCTGTTCACTGTTGCATTCTTCAGAACATGATCGATGGACTGGGCATCACTGGATATGAAGGCATCTTTTTAAGGGTTTCTGAAATTACACTCTCTGTGCTGAGGACACACAAAGATACTCTGATGAGTGTTCTTGAAACATTTATACACGATCCTTTGGTGGAAT from Punica granatum isolate Tunisia-2019 chromosome 2, ASM765513v2, whole genome shotgun sequence includes the following:
- the LOC116197086 gene encoding serine/threonine-protein kinase ATR isoform X1, translated to MAASRSNISSIIHELRERIAASSSAPPKNGGGGGGGDDGALEIRFRAVLPNLLHAYVVPSPTENEREVVAILKLISQTARNIPGVFYHGKASAVLPVIGRILPFFTEPAFCARHGVIFETVGSLLSLLRAGERDAYRQFFVDAMAVVEDLLYAASICGDASTTSESIKLTLKCFSQSFTGIFDDPACLCDLPTSCKPDDGFGILMNLSGNRRWQTFATWMMKLLTKCLVDGMIFVEGLLSLSFISSACSLLCFGDADLQMACFDFARIIGSTVSYDIAPHENIIRSVLAILSEDKDGLPVFRNKVYDTCIGNCLEAFHTNCPDEVVMQTAVDLVSVFPLSVCKTRSQELKAALCNAYKRVARICPPDIWKPEILIKMMHHPEPCFQLTSCLQVAVSILGIDCVGVMEVNGNVSELSVLSGKSFNSSRVGEKRSNVNGQTNNIKRQKTSQQGEASASYVLPQQSASHLTICEREEKHAGYFHELIISFVGKLKPSAVHIGFPKPEIALTALCMVCIAFSRYPKTILSFSIFQQMLSWLPWISDQAKIGNSISLSIYLEAIHSVLLLQSPLFLKQKLFCGDKGDANYLIGVLKIPWTHSLEEHQSPCKSKISSVQVLSKLGPSFSDGINAEVLDMSLRDKAEDVVAEAIISMPVNVLWSGLGILKHIFRRLEIFGNFEHEQVKKIIPFSLGFLSCLNGSCNDKAYSDNSSCKLYINMKGEKCCSTLNLLLQGFRCSKCDRDACNNEECSANVITPPDMPDNVTCSDEGFTYLQSLFFKLLYDESSEEVQVTCVQNIRRILGHGTTEILIKARHEWVKCIEDLLLCRKKDVREAFCSQISVFAEDPILTCLFSTEYGQSKSKEQIFLDIIKHALAAAEDPQIFETLLQSTAEIMISVDINSQLFLFSLILLVDQLDNPHVTVRMNASRLIHKSCYDHVKGGLEEILLKVVYIRNELFEYLSMRLPNRPAMVREFSEAVFGIETAELLKKMVPIVLPKLVMSQQENEKALETLYELARCLNTDLVPLVVNWLPKVLAFALHQANEQELQSALQFYREHTGSDSQEIFAAALPALLDELICFLDSGDSEETERRYNLPKQLIQNAEISYGIRLARIPQMVKEVARVLTGGEDLPNFLKNHFVGLLNSIDRKLLHSDDLLLQKQALKRIEMLIEMMGSHLTTYMPKLMVLIMYAIDKESLQFQGLSILHFLIKQLREVSPSSIKHVISQVFASLIPFVERDKKISPMNLNKVVEILEELVLKNRAILKQHIREFPLLPSIQALTEVNNAIQEARGEMTLKDQLRDVVVGLNHENLNVRYMVACELSKLLNTKREDVTALIIGEASADMEILSSLITSLLRGCAEESRTAVGQRLKLVCADCIGSLGAVDPAKVKGFSCQRFKIECSDDDLIFELIHKHLARAFRAAPDAIVQDSAALAIQELLKIAGCEASLDENSSTSTSQAQYDRNPLKVVASSSKDTTSSRGTNWRGQKLWDRFSNYIKEIIAPCLTSRFQLPNVGDSASAGPIYRPSMSFRRWIYYWIRKLTTHASGPRAGIFNACRGIVRHDMQTATYLLPYLVLHAVCHGSEEARHGITEEILSVLDAAASENSAISIIGTVSGQSEVCVQAVFNLLDNLGQWVDDVGQELALSQSLQSLASKQQQSRMKDQSPNALSDQEQLLIQCKNVSELLAAIPKVTLAKSSFRCQAYARALMYFESYVRDKSGSFNPAAEISGVFEDDDVSYLMEIYSYFDEPDGLSGFACLRKSLSLQDQLLINKKAGNWAEVLTSSEQALQMEPNSAQRHSDVLNCLLNMCHLQAMMTHVDGLISRIPKYKKTWSMQGVQAAWRLRRWDLMEEYLSGANEEGLLCSSSESNASFDMDVANILQVMMKKDQFSVAEKIALSKQALIAPLAAAGMDSYMRAYPHVVKLHFLRELEDFHALLLGKSFLEKSFHAGDVQFSNMMEHWENRLRFTQPSLWAREPLLSLRRLIFDASALGAQVGNCWLQYAKLCRSAGHYETANRAILEAQASGAPNVHMEKARLLWGIRRSDGAIAELQHSLLNMPVEVIGSAAISSISSLSLVPLNLPPLQTDTQSFNANRDIAKTLLLYSRWIHYTGQKQKEDVISLYTRVRELQPKWEKGYFYVAKYFEELLADARKRQEETSERGPRVLASSSVTAVSTTLGNDKSWWYYLPDVLLFYAKGLHRGHRNLFQALPRLLTLWFDFGSFYQKNGSSSDRDLKNIHGKVMNVMKGCLKDLPTYQWLTVLPQLVSRICHHNGETVRLVKHIITSVLRQYPQQALWIMAAVSKSTVPSRREAAAEIIQAARKGFTQGSNGNNIFTQFAALIDHLIRLCFHAGQSKAKTINIATEFSALKRMMPVDIIMPIQQSLTVSLPSYDPDLKGSHHSDIFSTTDLPTISGISDEAEILSSLQRPKKIVLLGSDGIERPFLCKPKDDLRKDARMMEFTATINRLLSKYPESRRRKLYIRTFAVIPLTEDCGMVQWVPHTRGLRHILQDIYIKCGKFDRHRTNPQIKRIYDQSQGKMPEDEMLKVKILPMFPPVFHKWFLTTFSEPAAWFRARTAYAHTTAVWSMVGHIVGLGDRHGENILFDSTTGDCVHVDFSCLFDKGLQLEKPELVPFRLTQNMIDGLGITGYEGIFLRVSEITLSVLRTHKDTLMSVLETFIHDPLVEWTKSHKSSGVEVQNPHAQRAISNIEARLQGVVVGVGAAPSLPLAVEGQARRLIAEAVSLKNLGKMYIWWMPWF